The Candidatus Aminicenantes bacterium sequence AAAACGGTTTCCATTTCACGGCAGGTCCGGGCAACCTGTTGCGGACCGGTGCGCAGGAACACCACCATTACCCCGCCGCCCAGGAAATGTTTTACTTCACAATCCACCGTGTACGCCAGACCGAGCGGGTCGCGCAGACGCCAGGCCGGCGATCCCGGACCCCCGGCCAGCAAGCGGGCCAACAAACGCGCCTGCACAAAACTCTTGGCTGTGAGCGACGGCAACGCCATGCCCCAGGCCACCAGCGGTTGCAGAAGCTTTCGCCCGCTGTCGCCGGCGGGGGAAACAGCACAGGGGCAGGAAACCGTAGCCGGCGGGGGCGGTTGGGGTGGATTTTTTGCCAATGTCAACTTGAATTGTTCCCGCAACTGCTTTTGCACCTGTTCGGCGTCCAGGTCCGACACCACGGAAATCCACATGCGCGCGGCATGGTAACTCTTTTTTAGGTGGTTGATCACATGCGAACGTGTAATGGCCGTGCGCGTCGCCTCACACCCCATGCCGCCGCCGCCGTAGCCATGGGCGCTAAGGAAATGGTCCACCATGGCCTGCATGACCGCCGTCCGGGGCGAATCGTTCTCCGCGCGCTCGCGGTATTGCATCCATTCCCGGATGCGCTGCAAGCGGATTTTCGTAACCAGGGGGCGATTCAGCATGGACGCCAGAATGGCCAGCGAATCGGCAAAATGATCCGACAGGGTGGTCATGGACAGGACGGCGCAATCCCCCTCCACCCAGGAAGACAATTGGGTTCCCATTTCCATCAGTTTTTTGACATCATCGGCCGAAGGAATCTCCATGGCCGCGCGCGCGGCGAGAAAGGCAAGCCCGCGCAGGTTTCCCGGCACAGTGCGGATTCCGGCGGGAATAATGATTTGAAACACCGTGACCGCCGAATTCGTATCCTGCAAAAAAACGATGTTGAGAGGCGGATCGGTTTGCAGTGTGCGGGGAGAGCGGGGAATATCCGCGCGCGCCGGGGCGGCCACAACCAGCAGGCATAAAATCATGGAGAAACCGGAATGGGTACGTGTGTTTCGTCTCATCGCGCTTTTTCCGGCAGCACCGTGACCATGACATGGGGCGGCTTGAGCAGGTAATCACCGGCCGCGCCGCGTAGCATCGAAGGTGATAGGGCGGACATCCGCTCCAGGAAGCTTTTGGGTTTGCCCAAGCGGTTGAGCAGCAAAAAGCGCGCGTAACTCAGCGCCCGATCCATTCCGTCCTCTCCCCCGGTTTCCGAGCGCAAGCGCAACTGGTTTTCCGCGGTTGCCAGGAAATCGAACACGCCGCGGCGTCGCGCCGGCGGCAGGTCCCGGAGTGAAAAGTCCATGGTGCGAAAGTATTTTAGAAAGCGCATGACCTCATTGCGGGCGCGCTTGACGTGTCCGGGGTCCAACACCATGTGAATCCAGGCGAACCCGCTCTCCTCCAATGCCTGGTAGTTCATCGAAACCGCACTCACCAGTTGAAAGCGGCTGGAGAGACTGGCGCTCAACAGGGAATACCCGCCCTGCCCCAGCATCTGGCTCAGTACGCGCATGGTGACGCGATCCGCATGGTTGTACGCCGGGGCCCGGAATCCGAGCCAGATGTGGGCCTGTTCCACATCCATGGAGCGTTCAATAACGTGTGATTCCGTTAAAGGGGGCAGCGGTGGGACGGCAACACTTTCGCGGTCATTAGCAAACGCCGGCACACGGACATCGCCCAGGCGCTCTTTGATACCGGCGATCACTATTTCCGGTTCCACGTCACCCACCAGCACGATCGCACTTCTTTCGGGCCGAAACAGGGCCTCGTAGTGGCGACTGATCTCTTCTACAGAGATGGAATCCAGGGCCGTGACATCTCCCAGCGCGGAACGCGCATACGGGTGGCCGGAAAACAGGTGGTTCAGCATAACAAACAGCCCCCGGAGTTCCGGATTGTCCTGAACCTCGGCCGTCTCGTTGCGTATGATTTCCCGCTCCCGCTCCAGGTCTTTCTGAAAGAAACGGCGGGCAAAGGTCATTTCCCTGGCCAGACCGACCACGAATTCCAGTTCAGAACGCGGTAGCGTTATTTCAAGAGTGACCAGGTCCCGGTCTGTATGGCCGTTCAGAAAACCGCCACGCTCCCGCAAGCGCTCGGAAAAAGAGGATTGTCCGGTGTTGTCCTTGCCGAACAGAATCAGGTGCTCCATTAAATGGGAAATTCCCCTTTGGACAGCGGGTTCGTACTTGCTGCCGGCGCGGATCGCCACCACCAGGTGAACCAGGGGAAAGTCTGGAAATTGTTCCGCTAACGCGTGGATCCCGTTTTTTAGTATGACCGCGCGGAAAGGGGAATCCTCCGCATTTTCCGCCCAGGTACACAAGAGCAGCGAAAATACCAGCAACAGGGAAACACCTGGCCGCATGCGGTTATTCTATCCCCGGGTCAGCGCGAAGTCAACGCAATCACGTACGTGGCGTTACTGAGTGGCTTTGTGAATCTTTCTTTTCAACCGATGGATTCTGCGCCGGGCATCTTTGATTTCAGCGTGGTTGTGGGCGTCTATGGCGGCGTTGCGCTTTTTCTTTAGTTCCTTGATGCGCGATTTTATGGCGCGTTTATTCAGCCCCACCACCTCACGCTTGACGTGTTTGTCAATACCCAGGGCGGTACACATGGCATCGATCAGGTGTTCTTTTTTCAGTTGCGAGTATCCCGTGAGGACTTCGTGTTCGATTTCAGAAGCCATCTCCCGCAATTGGGCCACGGTCATTTTTTTTAGTTCTTCATAGGTAGGTGCCATTTCTCAATCCTC is a genomic window containing:
- a CDS encoding insulinase family protein; this translates as MRPGVSLLLVFSLLLCTWAENAEDSPFRAVILKNGIHALAEQFPDFPLVHLVVAIRAGSKYEPAVQRGISHLMEHLILFGKDNTGQSSFSERLRERGGFLNGHTDRDLVTLEITLPRSELEFVVGLAREMTFARRFFQKDLEREREIIRNETAEVQDNPELRGLFVMLNHLFSGHPYARSALGDVTALDSISVEEISRHYEALFRPERSAIVLVGDVEPEIVIAGIKERLGDVRVPAFANDRESVAVPPLPPLTESHVIERSMDVEQAHIWLGFRAPAYNHADRVTMRVLSQMLGQGGYSLLSASLSSRFQLVSAVSMNYQALEESGFAWIHMVLDPGHVKRARNEVMRFLKYFRTMDFSLRDLPPARRRGVFDFLATAENQLRLRSETGGEDGMDRALSYARFLLLNRLGKPKSFLERMSALSPSMLRGAAGDYLLKPPHVMVTVLPEKAR
- a CDS encoding insulinase family protein, translating into MRRNTRTHSGFSMILCLLVVAAPARADIPRSPRTLQTDPPLNIVFLQDTNSAVTVFQIIIPAGIRTVPGNLRGLAFLAARAAMEIPSADDVKKLMEMGTQLSSWVEGDCAVLSMTTLSDHFADSLAILASMLNRPLVTKIRLQRIREWMQYRERAENDSPRTAVMQAMVDHFLSAHGYGGGGMGCEATRTAITRSHVINHLKKSYHAARMWISVVSDLDAEQVQKQLREQFKLTLAKNPPQPPPPATVSCPCAVSPAGDSGRKLLQPLVAWGMALPSLTAKSFVQARLLARLLAGGPGSPAWRLRDPLGLAYTVDCEVKHFLGGGVMVVFLRTGPQQVARTCREMETVFAELVETGVSRKQLDAAVELEKVDWRRRLQPKRETAWRLGSFAATGLGIDMVNQYDLCLDDLSIEEMNVFLRGCLSAQNRHRVILGVCLDPEEEKQ